In the Pseudanabaena sp. PCC 7367 genome, one interval contains:
- a CDS encoding biliverdin-producing heme oxygenase: MTQGLATKLREGTAKAHTAAENADFIKCFLKGVVDKESYRKLVANFYFVYKALEEEFEKHKNHPVLSKLFYSQLWREKSLERDLTYYYGANWREVVQPSEACQKYVARIHEISAQEPELLVSHAYTRYMGDLSGGQILQKIAKQAMGLNDSDGTAFYEFEAITNHGQFKKDYRNALDTLEVSPEMQEKIVAEANHAFHLNMEMFQELKGNWGLTLIKLSWNSLKGLVTSRKNGRTPARASQSTAG; this comes from the coding sequence GTGACTCAAGGCCTAGCCACTAAGCTGCGTGAAGGTACCGCAAAAGCCCACACAGCCGCAGAAAATGCTGATTTTATTAAGTGCTTCTTAAAGGGCGTAGTAGATAAAGAGTCGTACCGTAAACTAGTTGCTAACTTCTACTTTGTATATAAAGCGCTAGAAGAAGAATTTGAAAAGCATAAAAACCATCCTGTGCTCAGTAAGCTCTTTTACTCGCAATTGTGGCGGGAAAAAAGTCTAGAGCGCGATCTGACCTATTACTATGGTGCCAATTGGCGGGAAGTAGTTCAGCCCTCTGAAGCTTGCCAGAAGTATGTAGCCCGAATTCACGAAATTTCTGCCCAAGAGCCAGAATTGTTGGTCAGCCATGCCTATACCCGCTATATGGGCGATCTTTCTGGTGGTCAAATTCTCCAGAAAATTGCTAAACAGGCGATGGGCTTGAATGATAGCGATGGTACGGCTTTCTATGAATTTGAAGCGATCACTAATCATGGTCAATTCAAAAAGGACTATCGCAATGCGCTCGATACCCTGGAAGTGTCGCCAGAGATGCAAGAAAAGATTGTGGCAGAAGCTAATCATGCTTTCCACTTGAATATGGAGATGTTCCAGGAACTGAAGGGTAATTGGGGACTGACCCTAATTAAGCTGAGTTGGAATTCACTCAAGGGTCTGGTGACTTCGCGCAAGAATGGCCGCACCCCTGCCCGTGCGTCTCAATCTACTGCTGGTTAA
- a CDS encoding DJ-1 family glyoxalase III, whose product MPKALVPLAEGVEEIEAITIVDVLRRGEIEVMTTGLDSIIVTGSHQITIMADQILQHIKAHDYDLLVLPGGPGTKTLREDPRIIEIVKDHVAAGKLTAAVCAAPTVLSAAGVLADKRATSFPGTEADMQVGEYVHEAVVVDGKIVTSRGPGTVMAFALKLVELVQGQAIADKLAESMVYAS is encoded by the coding sequence ATGCCTAAAGCTCTAGTACCCCTGGCTGAAGGGGTTGAAGAAATAGAAGCGATCACAATTGTGGATGTGCTTAGGCGTGGTGAGATCGAGGTGATGACCACTGGTCTGGACTCGATCATTGTGACTGGTTCACACCAAATTACAATCATGGCCGATCAGATTTTGCAGCACATCAAAGCCCATGATTATGACCTGCTGGTTTTGCCTGGAGGCCCTGGCACCAAGACACTACGGGAAGACCCACGCATCATTGAGATCGTGAAAGATCATGTGGCGGCCGGGAAGCTAACCGCTGCTGTATGTGCAGCACCAACCGTATTATCCGCCGCAGGTGTTTTGGCCGACAAGCGGGCAACCTCCTTCCCCGGCACTGAAGCTGACATGCAGGTGGGTGAATATGTGCATGAGGCAGTGGTGGTAGATGGCAAGATTGTCACCAGTCGCGGCCCTGGGACAGTAATGGCGTTTGCACTCAAGCTGGTGGAACTGGTGCAGGGACAGGCGATCGCTGATAAATTAGCTGAGTCTATGGTTTATGCAAGCTGA
- the petD gene encoding cytochrome b6-f complex subunit IV has product MSKIEKLPDLSDPKLIAKLEKGMGHNYYGEPAWPNDLLYIFPVVIMGTIALCTGLAVLDPAMIGEPANPFATPLEILPEWYLYPVFQILRVVPNKLLGIFMMTAVPLGLILVPFIENVNKFQNPFRRPLATAVFLFGTAFTIYLGIGATMPIDESLTLGLF; this is encoded by the coding sequence ATGTCCAAGATTGAAAAGCTGCCGGATCTTAGCGATCCTAAGCTAATTGCAAAATTAGAAAAGGGCATGGGGCATAACTATTATGGTGAGCCCGCCTGGCCCAATGATTTGCTCTATATATTCCCAGTCGTAATTATGGGCACGATCGCCCTATGTACTGGTCTTGCGGTGCTTGACCCTGCCATGATCGGTGAGCCTGCAAATCCCTTTGCTACGCCATTGGAAATTCTACCTGAGTGGTATCTCTATCCGGTGTTCCAGATTTTGCGGGTTGTACCTAATAAGTTGTTGGGCATCTTTATGATGACCGCTGTGCCCCTGGGCTTGATTCTGGTACCGTTTATCGAGAATGTTAACAAGTTCCAGAACCCATTCCGTCGTCCTCTGGCTACGGCTGTGTTTTTGTTTGGTACTGCGTTCACGATCTACTTGGGGATTGGCGCTACCATGCCGATCGATGAGTCTTTGACTTTGGGCTTGTTCTAA
- a CDS encoding DUF721 domain-containing protein — MSRQIEQTWDIGVAFDSISKVITGIKTSQKGWQKHYQFQKIAAQWPELVGEMVAQQTRPTGVHDRILKVAVSTPQWSQALAFQRIKLLEKLQDFLRKPEAIVDIHFSTAQWYSSPRLPPGMDKPLILSRSAREKKDGSKDLKSKQIANQPTASIQLQMPPQDAKEAFERWAKLIKQHTAKSPKCDRCGCATSAAELNRWRMCHICASQHLFK; from the coding sequence TTGAGCAGACAAATCGAGCAAACGTGGGATATTGGCGTGGCATTTGATAGCATCTCGAAGGTAATCACAGGCATTAAAACCTCGCAGAAGGGTTGGCAAAAGCACTATCAGTTCCAAAAGATTGCTGCCCAATGGCCAGAGCTGGTGGGCGAGATGGTGGCGCAACAAACGCGGCCAACCGGAGTGCACGATCGCATCCTTAAGGTGGCAGTCTCTACGCCCCAATGGTCCCAGGCGTTGGCCTTTCAACGGATTAAGCTCCTGGAGAAACTGCAAGATTTTTTGCGAAAACCAGAGGCGATCGTGGATATTCATTTTTCCACTGCCCAATGGTACTCGTCGCCGCGATTGCCACCAGGCATGGATAAGCCATTGATCCTGTCTCGATCGGCCAGGGAGAAAAAAGATGGCAGCAAGGATCTTAAATCCAAACAAATTGCCAACCAGCCAACCGCAAGTATTCAATTGCAAATGCCGCCCCAGGATGCCAAGGAAGCCTTTGAACGGTGGGCAAAGCTAATTAAGCAACACACTGCCAAATCCCCCAAGTGCGATCGTTGTGGTTGTGCCACCAGTGCAGCCGAGTTAAACCGCTGGCGCATGTGTCATATTTGTGCGTCCCAGCATTTGTTTAAGTAG
- a CDS encoding alpha/beta fold hydrolase, which produces MSAKTLNPRDPVPQISAKDLVSRDWLWRGWQTRYTFKRPAINAINTEVNNDRPDRPDRPLPILLIHGFGAAIGQWRYNIPVLSQKHAVYALDLVGFGGSEKPPTRYVTNLWVEQVYDFWRTFINQPMILVGNSIGSLVALIAASQHPEMAAGLVTISLPDVAVRTEMIPKPVRPIVQAMEKLFSAPVLLKPIFYFVRQPKVIKPWAGVAYGDPNVVDDELVDIIATPAQERKAAEAFCRIARGVMESDYAPNVARAIAGLQIPFLILWGTKDRMIPPQEGRRLVKFSTHAQLIELEGLGHCAHDEDPKTVNQEILNWIKNQYHNQA; this is translated from the coding sequence ATGAGTGCCAAAACCCTGAATCCAAGAGATCCTGTCCCTCAAATCAGCGCTAAAGACCTAGTGAGCCGCGATTGGTTGTGGCGCGGTTGGCAAACCCGTTATACATTTAAGCGCCCAGCAATAAATGCAATAAATACTGAAGTAAATAACGATCGCCCCGATCGCCCTGATCGCCCCCTGCCAATTTTGCTGATTCATGGCTTTGGTGCAGCGATCGGTCAATGGCGCTATAACATCCCGGTCTTGTCGCAAAAACATGCTGTCTATGCCCTGGATCTGGTGGGTTTTGGCGGTTCGGAGAAGCCACCCACCCGCTATGTCACAAACCTGTGGGTAGAGCAGGTCTATGATTTTTGGCGCACATTTATTAACCAGCCGATGATCCTGGTAGGCAATTCGATCGGTTCTCTGGTGGCACTGATCGCCGCTAGCCAGCATCCAGAGATGGCCGCAGGGTTGGTGACCATTAGTCTACCCGACGTGGCGGTGCGCACCGAGATGATTCCCAAACCAGTCCGGCCGATCGTGCAAGCGATGGAAAAGCTATTTTCTGCGCCAGTTTTACTCAAGCCAATTTTTTATTTTGTGCGCCAACCCAAAGTAATTAAGCCCTGGGCGGGTGTTGCCTATGGCGATCCAAATGTGGTGGATGATGAACTGGTTGATATTATTGCGACTCCAGCCCAGGAACGCAAAGCGGCTGAGGCATTCTGTCGCATTGCTCGTGGTGTAATGGAGTCAGACTATGCACCTAATGTAGCCAGGGCGATCGCTGGGTTGCAAATTCCATTTTTGATCCTGTGGGGTACAAAAGATCGGATGATTCCCCCTCAGGAAGGCCGCAGGCTCGTAAAATTTTCAACCCATGCCCAGTTGATCGAGCTGGAGGGTTTGGGGCATTGCGCCCATGATGAAGATCCGAAAACAGTCAATCAAGAAATTTTGAACTGGATTAAGAATCAATATCATAACCAGGCATAA
- a CDS encoding NAD(P)H-quinone oxidoreductase subunit J — MAEENKEEQQEGAIATTSKVSEWLNQNNFAHESLGPDHQGVPMIKVERDYLIPIATALYAYGFTYMMCQCGYDDGPGSALVSCYHLAKIDDNADRPEEVRVKVFLPREDPTCPSVYWIWKSADWQERETYDMYGIVYEGHPNLKRILMPEDWVGWPMRKDYVTPDFYELQDAY, encoded by the coding sequence ATGGCAGAAGAGAACAAAGAAGAGCAGCAAGAAGGCGCGATCGCCACTACCAGTAAGGTCTCGGAATGGCTGAATCAGAATAACTTCGCCCATGAATCGTTGGGACCCGATCATCAGGGTGTACCAATGATCAAGGTGGAGCGTGATTATTTAATTCCGATCGCCACTGCTTTATATGCCTATGGCTTCACCTACATGATGTGTCAGTGCGGCTATGATGATGGCCCTGGTAGTGCCCTGGTTAGCTGTTATCACCTGGCTAAAATTGATGACAATGCCGATCGACCAGAGGAAGTGAGAGTTAAGGTGTTCTTGCCCCGCGAAGATCCCACTTGTCCATCGGTCTATTGGATTTGGAAAAGTGCCGATTGGCAAGAGCGCGAAACCTATGATATGTATGGCATTGTCTATGAAGGCCATCCTAATTTGAAGCGAATTTTGATGCCGGAAGATTGGGTGGGTTGGCCAATGCGCAAGGATTATGTCACGCCTGATTTCTATGAACTTCAGGATGCTTATTAG
- the ndhC gene encoding NADH-quinone oxidoreductase subunit A, translating into MVLNGYEYLLVYLVICALVPVIGIVLARFLSPTTTSAATRTTYESGNEPIGGAWIQFNIRYYMFALAFVIFDVETVFLYPWAVAFNKLGLLAFIEALIFIAILVLGLVYAWRKGALEWS; encoded by the coding sequence TTGGTTCTGAATGGATATGAATATCTGTTGGTTTATTTAGTCATTTGTGCCCTTGTACCTGTAATTGGGATTGTCTTAGCCCGATTCCTCAGTCCAACTACCACCAGTGCCGCAACCCGTACCACCTATGAATCAGGTAATGAGCCGATCGGTGGTGCTTGGATTCAGTTCAATATTCGCTATTATATGTTTGCCCTCGCATTCGTGATATTTGACGTAGAAACGGTGTTTTTGTACCCCTGGGCAGTTGCCTTCAATAAATTGGGGCTATTAGCCTTTATTGAGGCATTGATATTCATTGCTATCCTGGTACTAGGACTTGTATACGCTTGGAGAAAAGGAGCCTTAGAGTGGTCATGA
- a CDS encoding NADH dehydrogenase subunit K → MKPENVGLDLSIEEQTQRLINPIDQTRVSQDLSNNVILTSLNDIYNWSRMSSLWPLLYGTSCCFIEVAAMIGSRFDFDRFGLIPRSSPRQADLIITAGTVTMKMAPALVRLYEQMAEPKYVIAMGACTITGGMFSTDSYTTVRGVDKLIPVDAYIPGCPPRPEAIMDAIIKLRKKISAEGFEQRSNFQRNHRYYTVNHEMKVVAPILTGQYLEAPTRISPPKALAESGIPLPTLKIAEKETVPLESEQ, encoded by the coding sequence ATGAAACCTGAAAATGTTGGCTTAGATTTAAGCATTGAAGAGCAAACCCAACGTTTGATCAACCCGATCGACCAAACCAGGGTTTCTCAGGATCTATCTAATAATGTGATCCTTACCTCCCTCAATGACATCTACAACTGGTCGCGGATGTCTAGTTTATGGCCGCTGCTCTATGGCACAAGCTGCTGTTTTATTGAAGTGGCGGCAATGATTGGCTCGCGCTTCGACTTCGATCGCTTTGGCCTGATCCCCCGTTCCAGCCCCCGCCAAGCAGATTTGATTATTACCGCTGGTACGGTAACGATGAAAATGGCTCCGGCATTGGTCAGGCTCTATGAGCAAATGGCTGAGCCCAAATATGTGATCGCTATGGGTGCTTGCACCATTACCGGCGGCATGTTCAGTACCGATTCCTATACCACCGTGCGCGGCGTAGATAAGCTGATTCCGGTAGATGCCTATATTCCTGGTTGCCCACCTCGTCCTGAAGCGATCATGGATGCGATCATCAAGCTACGCAAGAAAATTAGCGCCGAAGGATTTGAGCAACGGTCGAATTTCCAGCGCAATCACCGCTATTACACCGTTAATCATGAGATGAAGGTAGTAGCACCGATCCTGACTGGCCAGTATTTGGAAGCGCCAACCCGTATTTCACCACCTAAAGCCCTGGCTGAATCTGGTATTCCGCTGCCAACGCTTAAAATTGCCGAGAAGGAAACAGTACCTTTAGAGTCTGAACAATAA
- a CDS encoding PFE-CTERM domain-containing protein, with protein sequence MKLLQKIRISGMRKIVKNVAAVTAAAVIGSLGFNVASAEAIVWTLNNVQYTDGTTIAGSFDYDSDTNTYSSINIVSSAGTTFPFQDSNFYPGTSINYTSTSGSPTASSYISETVADTSGSGRTYTLNLQFLTGLTNAGGTIDITAASEEAYSAGGFSRPINTALSPTVSAVPIPFEFESTLGLVALGSMFGGYTLIKKRKQQKSLA encoded by the coding sequence ATGAAGTTGTTGCAAAAAATCAGGATATCAGGCATGCGAAAGATAGTTAAAAATGTAGCAGCTGTTACTGCTGCTGCAGTTATTGGCAGTCTTGGATTCAATGTAGCCTCAGCAGAAGCGATCGTCTGGACATTAAATAATGTGCAATATACTGACGGCACAACTATAGCTGGTTCCTTTGACTACGACTCTGATACTAATACCTATTCAAGTATCAATATTGTCTCCAGTGCTGGCACAACTTTTCCCTTTCAGGACAGTAATTTTTATCCAGGTACTTCAATAAATTACACAAGCACATCCGGTAGCCCTACCGCCAGTAGCTACATCTCAGAAACCGTTGCAGATACTAGTGGTTCTGGTCGCACTTATACTCTTAATCTTCAGTTTTTAACAGGGTTAACAAATGCGGGTGGCACAATTGATATAACGGCAGCGAGCGAAGAAGCTTATTCAGCCGGTGGGTTTTCTCGACCTATAAATACCGCCCTAAGCCCAACTGTGTCTGCTGTACCTATTCCTTTTGAATTTGAATCGACTCTGGGTTTAGTTGCACTTGGTAGTATGTTTGGCGGTTATACCTTAATCAAGAAGCGTAAGCAGCAAAAAAGCCTTGCTTGA
- a CDS encoding 2Fe-2S iron-sulfur cluster-binding protein, with amino-acid sequence MAVYQVRLINEADDLDVTLEVDEDEFILDVAEDEEIKLPFSCRAGTCSTCTGRVIEGDLKEQGGNPEMFFNSSQREAGFRLLCIGSPTSDCTVLTHQEPNIAKF; translated from the coding sequence ATGGCAGTTTATCAAGTTAGATTAATCAACGAAGCAGATGATCTCGATGTCACCCTTGAGGTTGACGAAGACGAATTTATTTTAGACGTAGCAGAAGACGAGGAAATCAAACTACCCTTTAGCTGCCGCGCGGGCACATGTTCTACCTGCACTGGCAGAGTAATTGAAGGCGATCTCAAGGAGCAGGGCGGCAACCCCGAAATGTTTTTTAATAGCAGCCAGCGGGAAGCCGGGTTCAGATTGCTTTGCATTGGTAGCCCCACCTCCGATTGCACTGTTTTGACGCACCAAGAGCCGAACATTGCTAAGTTTTAG
- the petB gene encoding cytochrome b6 — MSKVYEWFDERLEVSAIAEDVTSKYVPPHVNIFYCLGGVTLVCFIIQFATGFAMTFYYKPTVAEAFNSVSYIMTEVSFGWLIRSIHRWSASMMVLMMILHVFRVYLTGGFKKPRELTWVTGVVLAVITVSFGVTGYSLPWDQVGYWAVKIVSGVPAAIPVVGTTVVELMRGGEAVGQATLTRFYSLHTFVLPWFIAVFMLAHFLMIRKQGISGPL, encoded by the coding sequence ATGAGTAAAGTCTACGAGTGGTTCGACGAGCGCTTAGAAGTCAGCGCCATTGCCGAAGACGTAACCAGTAAGTATGTCCCACCCCATGTCAATATTTTCTATTGCTTGGGTGGCGTTACCCTAGTTTGCTTCATTATTCAGTTTGCAACTGGCTTTGCTATGACCTTTTACTACAAGCCTACTGTGGCAGAGGCATTTAATTCGGTGAGCTATATCATGACCGAGGTCAGCTTTGGCTGGTTGATTCGATCGATCCATCGCTGGTCTGCCAGCATGATGGTGCTGATGATGATTTTGCACGTGTTCCGGGTCTATTTGACCGGTGGGTTCAAGAAGCCCCGCGAGCTGACTTGGGTAACTGGTGTGGTATTGGCGGTAATTACTGTTTCCTTTGGGGTAACTGGTTATTCCTTGCCTTGGGATCAGGTTGGTTACTGGGCGGTTAAGATTGTGTCTGGCGTTCCCGCCGCGATCCCTGTGGTTGGTACAACGGTTGTTGAATTGATGCGTGGTGGCGAGGCAGTTGGCCAAGCAACCCTAACCCGTTTCTATAGCCTGCATACTTTTGTATTGCCCTGGTTTATTGCTGTCTTCATGTTGGCTCACTTCCTGATGATTCGGAAACAAGGTATTTCTGGCCCACTCTAA
- the malQ gene encoding 4-alpha-glucanotransferase: MQFKRSSGILLHPTSLPGGHGIGDLGKAAYEFVDFLEKSGQKLWQVLPLGPTGFGNSPYMSFSAIAGNSFLISLDLLAEKGLLEQADFGEIPDFPTTTIDFELTKSYKGKLLKIAYERFMKEPPSEFKTFCDQQADWLDNYAMFMAILEANKGASWHKWEKSIAKRDPVAMQTQTKLHKYKINLHKFLQYEFYCQWHQLREYANDKGIQIIGDIPVYVAHNSADVWANPQIFELNPETFEPALMAGVPPDYFSETGQLWGNPVYDWKYLQKTDFAWWVKRFKFLLQFVDYIRIDHFRGFEAYWQVEEGETVATNGKWVKAPGAELFTTIRKKLGKLPIIAENLGVITDEVEALRHQFGFPGMQVLMFAWDGNFVDNPHLPHTFEKISLVYTGTHDNDTTGGWWERVEDYQKHNLYKYLGHQLIEDIHWTFIRIALASIADLAIMPLQDVFGLNNVARMNKPGTPDNNWAWRYEPDAIHNEDTIRRLYEMVEIYGRLVYPESKDKDQENAND; the protein is encoded by the coding sequence ATGCAATTTAAACGCTCCAGTGGAATTTTGCTGCATCCAACCAGCTTGCCTGGTGGACATGGGATCGGCGATCTTGGTAAGGCAGCATATGAATTTGTGGACTTTCTAGAAAAAAGTGGCCAGAAACTATGGCAGGTCTTACCACTGGGGCCCACGGGCTTTGGTAATTCACCCTACATGAGCTTTAGTGCGATCGCTGGTAATTCCTTTTTAATCAGCCTCGATCTGCTGGCCGAAAAGGGTTTACTAGAGCAGGCAGATTTTGGCGAAATACCCGACTTTCCCACCACCACAATTGACTTTGAACTGACTAAATCCTATAAGGGCAAGCTGCTCAAAATTGCCTATGAGCGATTTATGAAAGAGCCACCCAGTGAATTTAAAACTTTTTGCGATCAGCAAGCAGACTGGCTTGATAACTATGCTATGTTCATGGCCATTTTGGAGGCCAATAAGGGAGCTAGCTGGCACAAGTGGGAAAAGTCGATCGCCAAGCGCGATCCAGTGGCGATGCAAACCCAGACCAAGCTCCATAAATACAAAATCAATTTGCATAAATTCCTGCAATACGAGTTCTATTGCCAATGGCATCAACTACGCGAATATGCCAACGATAAAGGGATTCAGATTATTGGTGATATTCCTGTCTATGTGGCTCACAACAGTGCTGATGTGTGGGCTAACCCGCAAATTTTTGAGCTAAATCCAGAAACCTTTGAACCAGCCTTGATGGCAGGTGTACCGCCCGATTATTTTAGTGAGACGGGGCAACTATGGGGCAATCCGGTTTATGACTGGAAGTATCTCCAGAAGACAGATTTTGCCTGGTGGGTAAAGCGATTTAAATTTCTACTTCAGTTTGTGGACTACATCCGCATCGATCATTTTCGCGGCTTCGAGGCTTACTGGCAGGTGGAAGAGGGCGAAACCGTTGCCACTAATGGTAAGTGGGTTAAAGCACCTGGGGCTGAGCTATTCACCACGATCCGCAAGAAACTGGGCAAGTTGCCGATCATTGCCGAGAACCTGGGTGTGATTACCGATGAGGTGGAAGCGCTGCGACATCAATTTGGGTTCCCAGGGATGCAAGTATTGATGTTTGCCTGGGATGGTAATTTTGTGGATAATCCCCATTTACCCCACACCTTTGAGAAAATAAGTCTGGTCTATACCGGCACCCACGACAATGACACTACCGGTGGCTGGTGGGAGCGGGTTGAGGATTACCAGAAGCACAATCTCTATAAATATTTAGGCCACCAATTGATTGAGGACATTCACTGGACGTTTATCCGGATTGCCCTGGCTTCGATCGCTGATTTGGCCATTATGCCGCTTCAAGATGTATTCGGGCTAAATAATGTTGCCAGGATGAACAAACCGGGAACCCCTGATAACAACTGGGCTTGGCGTTATGAACCAGATGCGATCCACAATGAAGATACAATCCGCCGCCTATATGAAATGGTGGAGATTTATGGCAGATTGGTTTACCCAGAGTCAAAGGATAAAGACCAGGAGAATGCGAATGATTAA
- a CDS encoding DUF3493 domain-containing protein gives MPSQPDNELNPDRQPTAAEKFRQENPEKYARLKAESKAPYRNLRKFVYLSLAASGLIGAFTFLMRILAGKGNLTEDLGSLALQVAIVVLMILAFRRDRPKSSN, from the coding sequence ATGCCCAGCCAACCAGATAACGAACTAAACCCCGATCGCCAACCAACCGCAGCCGAGAAATTCCGCCAGGAAAACCCAGAGAAATATGCCCGCCTCAAGGCTGAATCCAAAGCGCCCTATCGCAATCTTAGAAAATTTGTGTATCTATCGCTGGCTGCATCGGGGCTAATTGGTGCCTTTACTTTTTTGATGCGGATTTTGGCAGGTAAGGGCAATCTTACTGAAGATCTCGGTAGCTTGGCGTTGCAGGTGGCGATCGTGGTGCTGATGATTTTGGCATTTCGGCGCGATCGACCCAAATCATCAAATTAG